In the Deltaproteobacteria bacterium genome, GGACCCCGTGGAGTACCTCTTCGTCGTAAGCTGGCTCGTCTTCGCGGCCGCCGTGCACGGCCGCATCTTCTTCGGCTGGTCGCAGCGACGGGTGGCCCGGTGGGCGGCCGCGGGCTTCCTGGCCGCCGTGGTCCTCTACTGGGGGCTCGTATACTTCCCGTGGTCGACCTACCACGTATTCGACCCCGAATACAAGATACACGGATGAGTCGAGGGGAGCTTCCCGAAAGAGGAGCGTGGGGCCGCGGCCGGCTCGGACCGCCGCGGTATGCCGGTCCTTTGTGCGGCTCTCACCGGGGGGCCGGCCGCGCCAGGCGGGGTTGTTACGCCTTTGCGGCCGGCCCCCCGGTGAGAGCCGCGGAGGCCGGCCTCCCGAGGAGACCCGCTCCAAAGATTTTCAATGCCCCACGGGAAGGGGGCGTCAGTGGCGGAAGGTCTTGTGGCAGGCGTTGCAGTTGTTTATCAGTTCCGCGAGGAGTCTGAGGGCGTCGTCGCGGCGGCCTTCTTGCGCGGCGACGACCAGCTCGTCCGCCTTTTTGTGGACCGCCATGCCGAGCTCGACGAATCCGCTCTCGCCGGTCATCTTTTCCACCTTGGAGCAGCGCTGCTCTTCCTGGGGCGACCAGCCGAGCACCCTGGCGGCCTCGGCCGCGGCGGCCGTGTCGTTCGCCGCCAGCGCCGCCGTTATGTCGGCCACCGTGTCGAGGTGGCGGCGCATCATCTCCTTCTGCATCACCTTCATCGCCGCCGGGAGCTTGAGCTCCCGGCGCTCGTCTTTCATCGCTGCGCCCATCATCATGGCGCCGTGGCCGCCGCCGTGACCGTGGCCCTTGCTTAGCGCACCCTGCTCGAGGGTGAAAAAGAGCGCCGCCGCCGAGAAGGCGAGGGCGAAGGCGGGTATGAACACTCTCTTCATGGCTTTTCCTCTCTCTCTCTGTGTTTCCCGGCGGGACTTCCGCCGGGGGCTCGGGTCAGTCGCTCCGGGGGAGCCTCTTTGAAGAATGATAGCGCTTTCAGGGGATGGTGAATATGACGGATATCATGCCTCGAATGTCGCCGGGCACAAAGCCGTAGGCCCTGTCGTCGCCGTACCTCTCCTTGACGAATCGCGGCCGCAGGGCGGCCGGTCCGTGACAGGCCAGGCATGACCTCTCGACGAATACGGGCATGTGGAAGGCGATGGTCTTTTTGCCCTCCTTCTCCCTCATCTCGGTGATGGAGAGCAGTGTCCTGTCGCTGTCGAATCTTTCGATGAGGGCCTTCTCGTCCGGCGTGGCCGCGTTGGCCGGGTTGCGGTACCTGACGGCGGAGTGTCTTATGGTGACGCCTTCGCGCGCCGATATGCCCTTTATGCGGCGGACGACCTGGCCGCACACCCCCCTGAAGGTCTCGATGTCCGCGTCCGAGCCGCCGCCGACAAAACTTGCGGCCAGCGAACTTCTCAGGATGGTTATCTCCCTGGCTATTTCTTCGGCCCTCTCGAAGAGGGCGGCGGGGGCGGCCGCGCCGGCGGGAGCGGCCGCAAGGAGGACGCAGGCGGCCAGGATGGTCGAAAGTTTCCGTTTCACGGTGTCACCTCGCCGGGCAGGGCGAAAAAAAACCAGCCCGTCCTTCGCGGAGCGGGGCTGGTCGCATGTAGGCCGTTGGAGCGGGCGATGGGAATCGAACCCACGTATGAAGCTTGGGAAGCTTCCATTCTACCATTGAATTACGCCCGCCTCTACATTATTATGATATACATGAAACGCCCGCCGCGGTCAAGGGTCTTTTGAGGCCGGGGCGTCTGCGCTGGGGAGCGGGGGATGAGGGGAGGGGAAGGGGGAGAAGGAGCGCCGAGCCGCTTTCACTCCAACCTGAAACGCACACCCTTTCGGGTGTGCGTTTCAGGAGGGTTGGGGGTCAGGAGGTGAGTGATCGCCTGTACCGTACCGTCAGGCGGTGGCCCTGTCGGCGTCTGTGGGGCGCTCGCCCATTGCGAACTTGTTTTGCATGCGCTTGTACTCGTTGAGCACCTCGTCTTCGAGCATCTGCCTTGTGGACTGGTCGAGGGGATGGATGAGGTCCCGGTAGGTGCCGTTCTTCATCTTCTTGGCAGGCATGGCAACGAAGTATCCGTTGGTTCCTTTGATGACCTTCATGTCCCTGATGATGAAGCAACCGTCGAGCTTGATCGTGACGAAAGCCTTGAGCTTGTCGTCACCGTCTACGGGCAGAACCTTGACCTCTGTGATACGCATTGCCAAACCTCCTGTCAGTTGCGTTGGTTGATGTCGTTTTGGCTGTGTGGCCGTCCCGTTTCGCTGCGCGTCCTCAAATCGTGGATTGCGGGCCTGTAAACCTGTTGTTGACGCCGCCTTCAGAACGTTTCGACGATAACGATAACGATAACAATTTCAAATGCAAGCGTCATGCCAAAGGGCCGGCGTCGCTGGAAACTGTTATTTTTGCAGGAATTGGAATTTTTGTAATGGCGAATAGCGGGAATTTATACTTTTCTTGTGCACATCCGTATGTGCATGGTGCACTGGAAAATGTGCAGCAGGTCGCCGAAAGAGTGGTGCAACCCCCGCCTCTCGATACTCCGCGATAGCGCCGCCTCTGCCCTCGATGCGGCCGGTGCCGTTGACTTGAAGGGGACGATGGAGTTATAATTTGGAGAAACTTGGAAGTCTTTGAAGGGGGGACCTTGCCAGCGCCCCGCGCCCGCTGTCTGGGGGGCGGTCGCCGGGAGGTTCGGGCCGCAAGGGCGTAAAGAACCCGCCCGGCGCGGGCCGAACCTCCCGGCGACCGCCGAACGTCCGAATAACTTACAAGGGGTACGGGGGAGACGGCGGCCTATGGCCCTTCTTCAGAAAGGCTCCTCCAGAGTAATTAATCAGAGCTTCCCTGGATTTGATGAAGAGCAGACTCACCTACAGGAGTGCGGGCGTTGACATCGACGAGGGCGAGCGTCTGGTGAGGCTCATAAAGCCGCTTGCGAAGTCGACGGAGCGGCCGGGGCTCGTGAGCGGCATCGGCGGCTTCGGCGCGCTCTTTTCGGGTCGCTTCAAGGGGATGGAGGAGCCGCTTATAGTCTCATCGACCGACGGCGTGGGCACGAAGCTGCGGGTCGCCTTCATGGCCGACCGCCACGATACCGTGGGGATCGACCTCGTGGCCATGTGCGTCAACGACATCGTCGTAAGCGGGGCCGAACCGCTCTTCTTTCTCGATTACCTCGCCTGCGGCTCTCTCGACGCCGTCAGGGCGGCCAGGGTCGTCAGGGGTATCGCCGCCGGGTGCAGGGAGGCGGGATGCGCCCTCGCCGGCGGAGAGACGGCCGAGATGCCCGGCATGTACGCCGCCGGAGAGTACGACCTGGCGGGATTCGCCGTCGGCGTCGTCGACAGGCCCAGGCTCGTCGACGGCTCGCGCGTCGGGCCCGGCGACTCGGTCATAGGGCTCGCCTCGAACGGGCTGCACAGCAACGGCTACTCCCTGGCGCGCAAGGTCTTCTTCGAGCGCATGGGGCTCGGCCTCGGCGACAGGCCCAGGGGGCTGCGGCGCACCCTCGCCTCCGAGCTCCTGAGACCGACCCGCATATATGTGAAGCCCGTTCTCGCCCTCCTGGAGAGACCCTTCACCGTGACGGCCATGGCGCACATAACGGGCGGCGGGCTGCCGGAGAACCTGCCGAGGGTGCTGCCCCACGGCGTCAAGGTCGAGATAAGACGGGGCTCCTGGCCCGTGCCGCCCGTCTTCCGCCTCCTAAAGCAAGGGGGCGGGCTCGACGATGAAGAGATGATGAGGACCTTCAACTGCGGCGTGGGCTTTGTGGTGATCGCAAGAGGCGGCGACGAGGAGGGCGTGCTCGAAGCGCTGAACGCCATGGGCGAGAAGGCCTGGGTCATAGGCCGGGTCGTCGAGGGCAGGGGGGCGCCATCGGTGGAGGTGGTCGGTTGAGCGCAGAGAGCGGACGCCTGCGGGGAGGGCGCCGGCCGCTCCCCATAGCCGTGCTCGTCTCGGGCGGAGGCACCAATCTCCAGGCCATAATCGACGCCGTCGAGGCGGGGCTCCTCGACGCGCGCATCCGCGTGGTGCTGAGCAACAGGCCCGGCGCCTACGCCCTGGAGCGGGCAGCGAGGGCGGGCATACCGATCGAGGTCGTCGAGGGCCGGGGCTTCCCGGACCGCGGCGCCTACGACGAGCGGCTCGTCGAGGTCCTGCGCCGCTACGACATCGAGCTCGTCGTGCTCGCCGGTTTCATGCGCATCCTCTCTCCGGCCTTCATAAAGGCCTTCGCCGGCAGGATAATGAACATCCACCCCTCTCTTCTGCCGAGCTTTCCCGGTCTCGACGTGCAGAGAAAGGCCCTCGAGGCGGGGGTCAAGTTCTCGGGCTGCACGGTCCACTTCGTCGACGAGGGCGTGGATACGGGACCGATCATCATCCAGGCCGTCGTGCCCGTGCTCGACGACGACACGGTGGAGAGCCTCTCGGCGAGGATACTGGAGCAGGAGCACCGCATCTACCCGCAGGCCATCCGTCTCTTTGCCGAGGGCCGCCTCAGGGTCGAGGGGCGGCGGGTCCTGGTGCGCGACGGCGAGGGAGCCTCGGGCGCACTCGCCAACCCCCCGGTAAGGATCTTCGACCGTGGCTGAGGCCGTGCTGGTGAGCGCCTGCCTTTTGGGGCTGTGCACCCGTTACGACGGCTCCCATGCCAGGCGCCGGGAGGTCTTCGATGCGCTCGGTGCGAGGACGGCCGTGGCCGTATGTCCCGAGCAGCTCGGCGGCATGGCCACGCCGCGCCCGAGGGTGGAGATACGGGGCGGAGACGGAGCGGACGTGCTCGACGGCCGCGCCGCGGCGGTTGACGAAGAGGGCCGCGACGTGACGGCGCTCATGCTTCGCGGCGCCTTCCAGACCCTCGGGCTTGCGCGCATAAGCTCGGCGCGCGAGGCGCTGCTCAAGGAGAGGAGCCCCTCGTGCGGTGTCGTGGCCGTCGCGCGCGGCGCGGGAGAGCGGAGCGGAAGAGGCGTGGCGGCGGCGCTTCTTGAAAGAAACGGTATACGGCTCAAGGGATTCTCTTAGGGAAACTCTGATTAATTACCCTGAGGGAACCTTTTTGTAAAAAGGTTCCCTCAGACTCCCTCCAAAAACTTTAAACGCCCTGCGGATCACCCCGATTTTGCTTGCAAAATCGGGGTGATCCGCAGGGGATTAAAAGTCTTTGAAGGGGGGCTGGGGGAAACGTGGGCCTGTGGCCCTTCTACAGAAAGTTTCCCCCAGTGTAATAAATCAAAGCTTCCTTAGGGAAGCCCCGATTTAGACACCTTGGTGGACGGGCGGAATTCGACGCCCTTCTTCTGGAAAGCTCGCCGGCTGCGAGTGCACGGGAGCATGACGCCATGAGAAGACTCTTCACCTGCCGACTGCATTGCGGGCGCCCGTCGACGGCGCTTGCCTGGGCGCTGGCGGCGCTCCTGTCTTTCCCGGCCCTCTCCGCCGCCGAAGAGGGCGGCGAAACGGTGACGGCCGAGTCCATAAGGGACCTCATCATAAGGCTCAACAAGGAGTACAACTACATAGGGGAGGAGCTCAAAAAGCTCGAGGAGAGCGTCAGGGAGTTTCCGGCCACCATACTGAACATCTCGGTCGTCAACCGCGACCCCCTGCTCCGTATCGTCTCGCTGGAGGTGCTCGACAACAAGCGGCCGCTCATGAGCCACATCTACACCGACCGTGAGAACGAGGCCCTCCACATGGGCGGGCGCCACCAGTTCTATCTCGACGAGACAAGCACCGGGCCCCATCAGCTCAAGGTCCTTCTCGTCTGGAGCACGGGCGGCGCCGGGAAGAGAGCGGCCCGCGAAGGCAGGTCCGATACGCAGGTGAACATCACCGTCAAGCCCGGCGTGGAACATTTCATAGAGTTCAACCCCGTCAGGGCCGGCGGCACGGTCGTCATCCGCCATCACAAGACAACTTACAGCGCCCTGTAGAGACGATGATACGCCTCAGGCACATACTCGCCGCCGCGGCGCTCCTTGTGGCGGCCGGCCACGGGGCCGCCGAGGAGCCCGGGCGCATACCCTTCTCCATGTCAAGGGGCGACTATAACTACCAGAGCGCGCTCTTCAGCTACGTAACGGGCGACTTCTTCAGCGCCTCCGCCCTCGCCTCGAGCGTGCTCCTCGACGACCACTCGGCCCGGCACGACGAGGCGCTTCTGCTGCTGCGTCTCTCCGACCTCAAGCGCCTCCACACGGGCAGGTTCTACCCCGACTTCAAGGGCGGGGACGTCCTCCGCGAGAGGATGCCCGCGCTCATCGGCATGTTCGACACCTTTTACAGGATGGGCGAGTACGACAGGGCCCTCATGCTCGCCGACGAGCTCGGCGACTCTCCGGCGGCCCGTTATTTCAGGGGCATGGGCTTTCTGAGGCTCGGGCGCATCGACGAGGCCCTTGCAGACCTCGAGGCCGTGCCGGCCGGCGAACCCCTCCACCCCTACGCGGCCGTCGCCGCAGCCCAGGCATACCTCATGAAGCAGCAGCGCCGCAGGGCGGAAGGGGTGCTCAAGGCCGTGCTCGCAGGGGGGGAACTCGACGGCGGGCTCTCCGACAGGATGCGCGTGCTGCTCGGAGGCGTGCTCTTCGACGAGGGACGCTACGAGGAGGCCCTCATGGAGTACCTGCGCATATCCATGGAGAGCCCCCTCTACAGGGAGGCGCTCATAGGGCAGGCCTGGGCGCTGGCAAAGCTCGGCTCCTTCGAGGCGGCCGTGCCGATCATAAAGGAGATCAGGCCGTCGCCGCCCTACGACGCCGACGCCATGGACGTGATGGTGCTCCTCGGCTACTGCTACCTCGGCTCGGGCCGGGCCGTCGAGGCGAGAAACCATTTCGCAAGGCTCGCCGTCGAGCTCAGGGCGCAGCGGGACGAGATAGAGGGGCTGCTCGGGAGCCCGGAGAGGCTCGAGCGCCTGAGCGGCGCCATTCTCGACGGCGACGACTCGGGACTCGACAGCCGCGAGCGCAAGTACCTCACCGTCGTGAGGTCGAATAGAGACGTCTTCGACCTCGTCGAGTCCTACAGGGCCCTCGGCCGCATAGCCGACGCCCTCGAGCGCCAGCAGCGCAGCATCCTCTCCACGGCCACCCATCTCGACAACACGATCATCGGTCTCAAGGCGCTTGTCGCAAGCCCGGGCGCCAAGATGGACGGCGTGAAACGGCTTCTCGCATCGGCCAACAGGGTGCTCGACGCCCACCCCGACCCCTTCGGCGGCTACGACAGGGAGAACAGGGACTTCTTCGCCGAGGTGGAGGAGATGCTCTTCGTGCGCTGGCTTAAGACGGCCGGCCGGCCCATGACCGGTGACGAGAAGAGGATGGTGAGCCTCATCCTCAAGGAAGGCGCCGAGGCCCTGGAGTGCCTGAACTCGCCGGTGGTCTGTCCCATAGTGCACACCATACTGCCCGACTCGGTGCAGGGCCACAACCGCGAGCTCAACGACTTCAGGAACGTCACCAGGGCGCTGGCCGTGATCGCCGAGGACCTCGCCCACATACGCCGCGGCGAGGCCATAGGGTTCGAAAAGATGCTCATGGAGAAAAAGGAGCAGGCCCGCAGGTCCATGGCCAAGTGCGCGGAGGCGAAAGAGGGGGTCGAACGGCTCCGCGGCCGCGCCGCCGCGGCCGCGGAGCTGGCCCGCCGCGGCATGACCGACGTGAGCTCGCTCCTTCACCGCCGTGTGGCCGACAGCCTCCTCAAGTTCGCCTACGAGCTCGAGGACTACGACCTCTACATCGAGAAGGGGCTTGCCGAGGCCGGGATCGCGGCCGGGGCGGGGAAGGGGGGCGGCCGCCGCTGATGCGTTCCTCCCGGGCCCTTCTGCTTTGTCTGCTCCTCGTCGTCCCGGCCGCCTGCGCCGTCAGGAAGCCGGTGCGGGAGGTGGTGGAGCCGCCGCCGAAGGTCGAGCTCTCGGAAGAGGATTTTGCAAGGGCGGCCATAGAGAAGTGGCGGCGCTACATGTCTCTCGCCGACGACTACGACCTGTCGGTGGAGACGGCCCTCAGGCTCACGGAGCACTACTTCGAGGCCCGCGACATCCTCTACAAGAAGGAGATGGAGGAGTACGAGGCGGCCGTGGAGCGCTACGAAAAGGGCGAGATCACGGAGGAGCCCATAGCGCCGGTCCGCGACTACGGCGAGCTCATCGACCGTCTCGCCGTGCTCGCGGGGCGCAACAGGTTCGGCCGCGGCGCCGACGCCCTGCGCTACGCCCTGGGATACGCCCTCTACGAGGACGGCCGCGTCGACGAGGCCGTCGAGGTCTTCGAGGGACTCATCGGGGACTTCCCGCGGACCCCCTACTACGTAGAGGTGAGCTTCCGCCTCGGCGAGATCTACTTCGAGACCGGCCAGATGGGCGAGGCCATAGAGAGCTACGAGCGTGTGCTCGCCCACCCGGACTCGGTCTTCTACTTCAAGGCCATATACAAGCTCGCCTGGGTATACTACAAGCTCGACGAGTTCGAGAACGCCGCCGACTCGTTCTTCACCATAATGGAGAGCTTCGGCGAGCAGGGCCGGGAGCGGGCATCCACGGGCCTCTGGGAAGAGGGCTTTTCAGGGGCCGTAATGGCGCTCTCCCACTTTGCGAGGATCGAGAAGGCCGTAGACTACCTCCGCTCCCGCGGCGTGCGCGCCTACACCCCTGGGGTCCTTCAGAGCCTGGGCTCCACGCTCCATGAGGCGGGCAGGTACGAAGAGGCCCTGTACGTCTACAACGTCTTCGTGGAGCTCTTCCCCGAGGACGAGAGGACACCCTTCACATACGCGGTCATAGCCGAACTCTACGACGAGCTCGACAAGGCCGACAGGGCGATGAGCACCAGGTGGGACCTGGCCCAGCGCTACAACCCCACGACCGCCTGGTACGGCAGGCTCTATCCCGCGGGCAACGCCGAGCTCGACAGGCTCGTCGCGGCCGCCATGCTCTCGTCGGCGAGGGCCTACCACGTCAAGGGACGCGGCGCCGACACGGTGCTCCTCGAAAAGGCCCTCAAAGGCTATACGACCTTTCTCGACGCCTTCCCGGACTCGGACAAGGCCCTCGATGTGCGCCTTCTCGCCGCCGAGACGCTCTTCGACCTCGAGCGTTACGAAGAGGCCGTCGTCGAGTACTCGAGGGTGCTCGACCTCTCTGCGCCGGGCGCCAGGCGCGGTGAGATAGCCTTCTCCGCCATCCTCACCTACGAGGTCATCTTCTACCGCTACAAGGGCGGCTCCACCGACAACATACGGCACGCCGAAGAGGTGCTCGACCGTTACGGCGACGACCTCTCGGCCGTATACAGGTACGAGGACTCGGTCTACAAGGTGGCCGACATGTACTCGCGCCTCGGTCTCTACGCCAGGGCCAGGGAGAGGATCCAGCCCCTTACGCGCAGGGGGGAGCCCGAGAAGGCGTACCGCAGGCTCGCCGAGCTCTACATGGAGGAGGGGGACCTCGAAGGCGCCGAGAAGAGCTACGGGGAGCTTGTCTCCCTATCGGGCGAGCGGGAGTATCGGCGCAGGCTTGCGGCGGTGAAGTTCAAGATCGCCGAGAGGCTCATAGGCGAGGACTCCTACGACGAGGCGTCGTCCAAGCTCATGGAGACGTTCGAGACCGACCCGGGCTCGGAGGTCGGCGAGGCGGCGCTGCTGCGGCTGGGAAACCTCCATATAAGGCGTAAGCTCATGGGCGAGCTCGAGCGGGTGGTGGCCGTCTACCGCCGCGCCTATCCGGACTCCGAGGGGCCGCTATCGCTGCTCCTCGAGGCGGCCGGGGCCGTGGAGAGGGAAGAGCCCGTGAGGGCGGCGTCCATATACGAGAAGGCGTCGTTCATGGCCTCGGACGCGGCCGCCGCGGCGCTTGTGCTCCGGGCGGGGCTGCTCTTCGAGTCGTCGGGCGAGCTCTTGAGCGCAGTGAGGGCCTTCAGGCGATACCTGGCCGTCGAGGCCATAGAGCCGGAGATGGAGGAAGAGGTCCGCTACAGGCTCGGCAAGGCGCAGATGGACTCGGGCGCCGTCGAGGAGGGGCTGGCCACCATGCGGGAGCTCGTCGAGTGGGCCGGAGAGTCCAGGGGATACTACGTGGCCAAGGCGAGACTGGTCTTGCTTCGAGAGGCCATGGAGGGTTATTTCGCCGTAAGGCTCGTGGAGCCGGTGGAGGAGAATCTCGTCAAGAAGACACGGCTACTGCAGTCGCTGATGAGCGAGCTCTCCCAGCTCATCGACTTCGGCATAGCCGAGCTCCTGCCGGAGATATACTATCCCGTGGGGCTCATCCTCGAGGACTACAAGGTCTCGCTCCTGGAGAGCGAGAGGCCCGAGGGACTCACGGCCGAAGAGCTCGAGGAGTACGACTTTCTGCTGGAGGAGAAGGCCATACCCTATGACGAGCGGGCCGTGGCGGCCTACGAGAACGGCTACAGGGCCGGCGTGGAGCAGGCTCTATTCAACGAGTGGGTCGTAAAGAGCCTTGAGCGGCTCGCCGAGCTGCGGCCCGCGACCTACAGGAGGAGCTTCGACACGGGAGGGGCGGAGCTCGTCTACGTCGTGCCGGGGCCGATCATGGCGGAGAGCGTGTTGTGAACGGAAGGGCGTTGACAGGGAGGGCGGCGGCGGCGCTTCTGTGTCTGCTTATCGTCGCGGGATGCGCCGGACCAGCTTTGAGGAAGGAGGCCGCGCCAGGCGAAGCCGTATCCGGCAAGGCCCCATCCGGCGATGCCGCCGCCGTCGAGGAGGCGGCCGCTGGGGCCGGCGCGCCGCAGCCCGGTGAGCTGACCGGGCCGCCTGAGGCCGCGGAGGAGGTCGAGGGGGAAGTCGTCGGGGAGGAGGTGATCGAGGCCGAGCCCCGGCGCCCGCCAGAGGCCGCCTCCGATGACGCCGCGGCCGTGGGGGAGCCGGAAGAGGAGGTCTCGCAGGAGGAGGTCATAGGGTTCTTCCTCAAGGGCGCCTTCAAGCGCCTCGACGACGACCCGGCGGCGGCCAGGAGGATATACCAGAAGGTCATCTCCATGGCCCCGGCCAACTGGCTCGCCCACTACAACCTCGGAATGCTCATGATGTGGGAGGGGGAGCTCGAGGGGGCGAGAAGGGAGCTTCTCCTGGCGCTCGAAAACGCGCGCCGGCCGCCTTCGGATATATACGCGGCCCTGGGCATGGTGCATCTGCGGCTCGGCATGACCGAAGAGGCCATAAGATACTTCGACGACGGCCTCGGTGTAGAGAGGTCGCCCGCCATGCTCATGAACGCCGCCAACGCCTACCAGGAGGCCGGAAGGCTCGAAGAGGCGCTGCGCAACTACAGGAAGGTCGAGGCCGTGGACCCGGAGTTCCGGGGACTCGACTACAACCTCGGCATGCTGCTCTTCAGGATGGGCCACTACGACGGCGCGCTTCACAGGTTCGAGCAGGCCCTGGAGCGCGACGAGGCGCCGCGCCGCACCCTGCTGCTGCTCAAGGCCAGAACGCTTCTAAAGCTCGGAGAGCCGGCGGCCGCCCTACAGATACTCCAGAGACTTGCCGATGATGGTGAAGACAAGGCCGCGATCTACAGGAACATGGGCATAATCTACGAGCTCTACATGGGAGACATGGAGAGGGCGGCAAGAAACTACGAGCTCTACCTCGCCGCGGCGGGAGAGGACGACCCTGAGGTGGGCCGCTGGCTCCGCCTGGTGAGGGCGAGGCTTGAGAGGGCCGGGGGAGGGGAGGGCCCGCCGTGAGGGGCGCGGCACTTGCGATAGCGGCCGCGGTGTTGCTTCTCCGGGCCCCTTGCGCCTCCGCCTCGGCCGACGTGATGGAGAGGGACGCAAAGGCCGGGGAGCCCGTCATCGTCGAGAGGGTCATAAGGATCGAAGGCACCATAGAGAAGCCCCGCATACTCTTCATCGTGCCGAGGGCCAGGATATGGAGGGCCGACTTCTTCGGGAAGAGTTTTCTCGACGATATGCTGAGGCCGGTCTATCCGGACAAATTAACCGAGGAGGGGGGCGCGGCGCTCCCCTGACGGAGGTGGATGTTTCATGGAGCTCATCGCTTCTTTTTTCAGGGAAGGCGGCATGTTCATATGGTTCATACTGCTCGTCTCCATCGTGGGGTTCGCCATCATGGTGGAGCGCGGCGTGCTTCTCATCTTCAGGTACAACCTCAACAGCCGCGCCCTGTGGGCCAAGGTCGAGAAGTTCGTAAAGGACGGCCACCTCGACCGGGCCGAGGCCCTCTGCGCCAACTCTCCGGTGCCCCTGATGAGGATACTCCACAGGGCCATCTCGGCGGCCTCGGGCACGGAAAAGGACATCCAGAACGCCGTGGACGAGGCGGCCCTCGAGGTGATCCCATCCATCGACAAGCGCGTGCCCTACCTCGCCACGCTGGCCAACATAGCAACGCTTCTGGGGCTGCTCGGCACCATCCAGGGCCTCATCCAGGCATTCGCCGCCATAGGCAGCGCCGACCCCTCGCAGAAGGCCTCGCTCCTTGCAAGCGGCATATCCATAGCCCTCTACTCCACGGCCTTCGGCCTCATCGTGGCCATACCGATGCTCGTCATGTACTCGGTCCTCCTCTCCAAGGCCCACAGGATCATCGACGAGATAGACGAGTTCTCCATAAAGATCATCAACCTCCTGGCCCGCTACAGGGAGGGCCGTTAGAGCGGCGCCGTCCCCTTTATTCAACCCCCAGTCCATTATCGCCATGGCATACAGACCGAGCAGAAGGATGCACCACGGCGCCGAGGGCGCCGACCTCAACCTCATCCCCATAATGAACGTCTTCATCATCATCATTCCGTTCCTGCTCCTCACGGTGGTCTTCGCCAAGACGGCGGTCATAGACGTATACCTCCCCCACGAGGTCGAAAGTCCGCCCGAAAAGGAGACGGAGCAGGAGCCCGGCGAGAGGACGCCGCCCAGGCTCCTGACCGTGAAGATAACCGACGGGGCCCTCACCGTGGGCTGGGGCGAGAGGGAAGAGAGGATAGAGGCGGCGCCCGACAACTCGCACCTGCGCCGGCTCTCGGAGGCGCTTCTCGACATAAAGCGGGA is a window encoding:
- a CDS encoding biopolymer transporter ExbD; this translates as MAYRPSRRMHHGAEGADLNLIPIMNVFIIIIPFLLLTVVFAKTAVIDVYLPHEVESPPEKETEQEPGERTPPRLLTVKITDGALTVGWGEREERIEAAPDNSHLRRLSEALLDIKREAPDHREIILLFDSHISYDYVVKVMDASREITLERGGVKSRRSLFPLVSLGENRE